The DNA region AGTTGGCCTCCACCCCTCTCAAAACCGCTGCTCACTTGCGCCTTGCCGGTGCGAGTGTTGATGTCCCATTCCAGATTCCGGCCATGGGTGTTTAAGGATTCATGTAAAGACTGGCCTTGGGCCGCTGCATCGATGGCCGCCTGATTGATCCAGATACCACTGATATCCGTTTCGGCGGGAATAGAGGTGCAGCCGCCGAGCAGCAAAAGGCTGAGGACAAGCAGTGGGCGCATGTTCAATCCTTGAGAGGGGTGAAGAATTTCACGGCGCAGGCTAAAGAAAAAGGAGCCCGTAGGCTCCTATATTCTGTATCACTGTTTTTCCAGCAACCACTTGCGATCACCCGGGGTGAACTGCGGCATTTCATCCGCCTGGGCGGTGTTCACTGCCTGGAGGATTTCCAGTTCCTTGCCCTTGCGCGCAAAGATCCAGGTGTTGCCCTGACCATTCGCCTGTAGCCACATGTTGTCATTGCCGCCGCTCATCGACGCGCAATCGCCCGCCAGACACAGGGCATAACGATCCGCCCCCGGCAGGCCGGCAACCTGGCCGTCAGCCTGGAATTGCACGGTATTGCCTTCACCGGGACCGCTGACGACTTTCCAGCTGCCGCCCATGTAGGCCGAATACAGTGCGCGTTCAAAACTGGCACCCATCGGTGCGCCATCCGGCACAGTAACCTGCGCGCGGTGGAAGACTTGCTCCGGCTCATTGTCGCTGGCGACTTGGCTCAGTTGCTTGCCGTCACGCTTCAGCTCGCTGGCGGAGCTGCCATAAAAGTCGACTTTCCAGGCGCCAGACTCTTCGCCCAGCAGCTTGCCGTCGACGTTTTCAAAACCATTGGTGTAGCGGGCCTGACCAGCCTTGGTGTTGACGTCCCATTCCAGGTTCGGGCCATAGGCCTGGAGCGCTTCGCGCAGGGGGCCGCCTTTGGCTGCAGCATCGATGGCCGCCTGATTGATCCAGGTGCCGCTGATGTCACGGTCGGCAGGGTTGCTGGCACAACCGCCCAAGAGGAGGGCGACCAGCGAGAGAGCTAGCGCTTGGCGCATGGTGGAATCCTTTCAGAACGAAGTCAGCGCAACCCTTTGAGGGTTGCGCCGTACGCATTTACTCGATGACCAGAATGGCATCCATCTCAACCTGCGAACCCTTTGGAAGGGCCGCTACGCCGATGGCGGCGCGGGCAGGGTAAGGCTGGTCAAAGTACTTGCCCATGATCTCGTTGACCTTGGCGAAGTGGCTCAGGTCGGTGAGGAAGATGTTCAGTTTGACGATGTCCTTGAACGAACCGCCAGCAGCTTCAGCCACGGCTTTGAGGTTCTCGAATACCTGGACGGTCTGGGCTTCGAAGCCTTCAACCAGTTCCATGGTTTTTGGGTCCAGAGGAATTTGACCCGACATGTAAACGGTGTTGCCAGCCTTGATCGCCTGGGAGTAAGTGCCGATGGCGGCCGGGGCCTTGTCGCTGGTGATAACTGTTTTGGTCATGAATGACTCCTTGTAATGAGTGGCTTACGCACGCATGCGAGTGATGCGAATCACCCCGGTCAGGGCGCGCAGTTTCTTGATCACGCGAGCCAGGTGCACGCGGTCGTGCACGCTGACCACCAGTTGGACCACGCTGATGCGACCATCGCGTTCGTCCATGCTGATTTTTTCGATATTGCCGTCGGCCGCGTTGACGCTGCTGGCCAGCAGAGCGATCAGGCCGCGCTGGTGTTCCAGCTCGACGCGCAGCTCGACATTGAATTCGCCGGTGACATCCTTGGCCCACGAGAGCTGGATGCATTTTTCCG from Pseudomonas sp. ACM7 includes:
- a CDS encoding RidA family protein → MTKTVITSDKAPAAIGTYSQAIKAGNTVYMSGQIPLDPKTMELVEGFEAQTVQVFENLKAVAEAAGGSFKDIVKLNIFLTDLSHFAKVNEIMGKYFDQPYPARAAIGVAALPKGSQVEMDAILVIE